Genomic segment of Panicum virgatum strain AP13 chromosome 2K, P.virgatum_v5, whole genome shotgun sequence:
TGGAGCTCTGTCTCGCTTATCCAGAATCCAGATGTTAATCTTCCCAATGCTTTCGTGTTGCTTGTTGCATAATTGGACGATGGTCCACCATTCTTTGGGTTGCTTCGTGGTTCCAGATACATCAGACACAGGGGCTCATTGAATAAGCCCAAGCATCTGTCTTCCTGAGCAGACTACAGCCCCAGATTTTCCAACTGCAAAACATACACAAGCAAGTATTGCCACGAAATGACCAAAAGAATATCGGCCCCTGCACGCCACACGGCCTCGCACGCAAAGCCCACTTGGCATCTCCCCTTGCCGGCCGCTCGCCCATCGCCGTCCGGCCGCCAGACAGGAAGCTGGCCGGCTCCACTCCCTGCTATGATCGATCCTAGAGGGAAACTAGGACAGGCAGGGTGATCTCAATTatttttgagattacacagtacaactcagacattACACAATTTAAGGATGGGAAATGGATAGCAAATATCCGAATTATCCGACATCCGTATCTGCTTAAACATTAATATGGATATccgtatccgtattcgaatttaatGTGATAGTAAAGTGGATACATCCGAATCCGATTTTCATCgattttctctatccgattccacATTCGTATTCGACAATATCCGACACTATCCGTATCCGTTTTCGTTCAAAAACTATTTAAAAAGTTATATTCATTTCTCATAGGCcatattattaatttttataataaagATATAAGAAGATTAAATTACCTTTAAATATTCTTGTTTTATCTTGAAATTACTTTTATAATTCTTATTTATATactaataaaaatatttatatatttattgcaatatatttttatttctaattttaattttatgtatttatttattaacataTTTGTTGATAAATAAACTATTTTTAACTAGCTATCTTTATTATATTgttatactttagtttgtacatGTATAACGATTTTATAATCTAAAACTATCAATAAAGAAAATAGATAAAAGTTATCTTCTACATCAAGTAAATATCCGAATTAGAATCCATATTCGAGGTATCCGTTTTGCATTCGTGTAAGAGAATATCCGAATCCGTATTCGatttaaaatgtggtaaaagaTGCTATCCAAATATAATTCCATGCGAATCCGATCTGTTTCCATCCTTATACACAACACACGTATATTTACTCTTATGAACGCACATACACAAACCCACTCATGAGTATCTTCGAAGAATGAGCTGGCAAATCttcgagattgatgaagtcaccacaAACGTCTCGCTGTCAACGAGAACATCACCTACCACTAAAAAAACAAAACGCCGTTAACTCATAATAATTCGATCCCACGGGGGAGTCAGAATCCAGGACCTGAAATGCTACCGAAGCTCTTGTAATAACCATTAGGCTGCATGTCCTTTCTAGGGTGATCTCAACTTGTCTAGCAAGTATTGTAATTTGAAATGGTGGTGATTAGCTGAATATATGACCCAGCACTAAGGGTAAGTTTGGTATATGTGATGGCTCGGTTCGGTACGGAGCGGCTCCATTTCTTGCACCGTTTGATTCAAGAACAGGTGATGGCCCCTGAGAGAATATTCCTCAGATTCGGGATGGAGCCATCCAAAAAATTTCCGGGACGCGCTCATCCCACATCAACGTCAACACGCTTTAATTCTATCCTTTCTCTCCATTTCTGGCATCTCTATTGCACTattacaaaaataattgcactactacaaaaataatttgtagcacCACTCTATTTTTTAAAGGGCGGATCAAAATGTAACCCATTGCTATAAACGGAGCGGAGCTACTATAGCAACCGACCCGCCCTTGAAAATGAATTAGTGAGGGATCACCCACCCCTGAAAattgatttttaggggcgggtgaggggtcACCcgatcacccgcccctaaaaatacatttttaggggcCGGTGATGGTATGGTCCGCCCTTACAAACGGTCGCacgaaaaaaaatcataacattttcatatgatctcggatgaagtcaacatttatatcaaaattgtagaaaatgatAAGATTTAAAACtttataatttataatttttcatttaaggtcatTTAATTCTCCAACaaattattataagttctctaatAGCTATAAGTATATAATATCTCATATAAGGTTTCcacaatcttaacctttatatacacTAAAATATACTTAGTATATATTTTGTTTCTATAGTTCATAATATAGTATAGAAGTTtcactttttttatttattttgcttTATGTAAAGATTTAATAATTTTTTGGCTAAAAATTTCACCCGCCTCTAGAAATGGATTTATTTGTAGGTGCACGTTATGGCATtactgtcacacccggttttaagaacaaaaccgaatgcataactatatgtatgtccGTCGGGTCCGTCTCCCTCCCCCGACCGAGCCGGACTCGAGCTCAAGTCCgacccggccgcgcgcgccgccgcgttccTGGGCTGAAAAGAgatggggagagggagaaaggttttgcattttcttttgaaataGATTCAAACatattcaattcaaatttaaattcaggagaattcaaacttgagttgaacaacaagcaatgGAATAATGCATTGCGGTATGCATGCAACACAAAAGAACAACCTTATTTAATTTTTGGAAACAACcaattatattttattttacactaaattcccCGTAAAGAAAATAAGTGTTggataaattttaaaattacaagaaaattgttgttttatttttaattttaatcacatcctgaaatccaaaaatttcagggtgtgacaattACGcacccctacaaatcaattttagAGTTAATATAAAACAATTGCATATCCCATAGAGTTACGAGTGACTATGCAGTATGGTGGCAAGGAAGGTATGTGCGAGGCATGAGGTAGGCGGTTCGAATCCCAGATGATGCAAGTGTGCATATTTAGCTTGAAACTACAGAGCTAGTGGTAGTGGCTGGTTGGCTGCAATATTATGACCCGCCCTTAAAAATCACAACACCGGGAAGCCGCAAATTGTGAGCGGCTAGTTGCACGGCGCATGGAGGCGGTGAGCGATGGTCCGTGCGCGGAGGCAAGCAGTGGCAGCGAGCGACCGGCAAGCGAGAGTGGCGTAGAGGGTCAGCGAGGGGCCAGCAGAGGGTGCAGAGGGTGTTGATTGTCTGACAGACAGCCCAAAAAAACGGTGGCCCCATTCATCTAACCAAACACATAAAGAGCCGTTCTATCCCTCGAACCAAACCTTAACATGGAACCATTCCATTTCTAAAATTAGAATGAAGAGCCATCCCATCCTTCCTCACTCTCTAACCAGACGTACCTTAAATTGTAGTACACTACTGCAGAAATAGCCTTTGATCCTTAACATTTGTCCCAGTCATAGTTGGGCCCAGGACTAATatagtcccgggtccaaaggctaGGGGACGAAAGGGGTCTTTAGTCCCgctagtcccggttggtggctccaatcaGGACTAAAGAGCCCAAAcctgtcccggttggtgttaccaacttgGACTAAAGGCCCCTGCCCGTGCTAGTTCAAAAGGAAGACATTCTATATTAAGTCACATGTGCTATGTAGGTGGGGTGGCAAGGAGACTACGTGCGAGGCAAGAGATCTTGGGTTCGAATTGGATGGAGTCCAAATTTTTTAAGCATCACATacttttttgtcccggttgtagcaaccgggactaaagccaAGGATCAAGgcaattttgtagtagtggtagcTACTAGCTGAAAGCTCgtcttaattattttatttattgcaAGAAAGTATATGATATCCGGTAATGCATGGCAACTTTTTTTAGATCTGCTGAATGATGACTTGAATAATGTTGTGGCTCTTTCCTCTGAAAATATATGGTTTTCCGGTGGAGTGGTTCTTGCTGATTTGCTCCCTCAAATGGTTCCAAATATTCGGAGGTGCACCAAGTTATGGAAATATAAAGTTTGGACCCACCCGGTATTTTATTCTCTAGACTTCAAATGGGTAGAGATATGCACGTTCACAATTGGGTTTTTGATTTTTGGGACACATTGGTGTGTGGACATAACAAAATTTTCAGATTAGAGCAAAGTTGAGGGCATGATGTGTTCGCACTTGATCTAGCGCTAGTTAAACACGTTCACGGAATCATTTTGGGTCATCCAAGGATAAACCATGTGGTACCTCGTGATGCTTGTCCATATTCAAAGTCAACCAGTACATGTAGATCTGAAGAGTAGCTTAACCCAACTGGTATTAAAAGATGAACCCACTTTACTAACCCCACGGTGTTACGAAAGGACGGGTGGGCAAACTCTCAATTGTATATCTACTATCTTACTATGACCAGCAAGTTGTACTAGTTTACACGTGGTGACAAACTCAATTGTATATTGTAGGGCGCACTTGTACTAGTTGATACAAACTAATAATAAGGCGTGGCCAAGTCGATCTTATCTTCATCTCGCGCATGTTGGATCCAGTTGGTCTTCTTCGGTGTTGAGGTTCGCTGGAGCCAGTGTTACGGTGCGCGTGGTGATATTATGCAGGGCTTGACAGCAAAGTCCTGTGTTGCATATTCCTGCAAGATACGCTGAACTCATGGACTGATTAAGGGCATATGTCTACCCGTGCAGATCTACAGCCCCAGATCTCCTAGCTCCAAGTCCAACCTGCAAGACATACACTAGCTATCAAGTCTGTCACTTAAAGATAGGCCAAGATGAACATCGCTACAGGGGCAATGAACACCCTCCTCCCCAAGCTTGCAGAGCTGGTGGTGGGCGAATACAAGCTGCAGAAGGGTGTCAAGGGAGAGATCAAGGAACTCGAGAAAGAGCTGACATACATAAGTGCAGCCCTCGAAAAGGTGTCTGAGGTGCCTGCAGACCAGCTTGATAAGCAGGTCAAGATCTGGGCCCGTGACGCGAGGGAGCTATCCTATGACATCGAAGATGCTGTTGACACCTTCATGTTGCGTAGCAAGGGCCGCCAGCAAGAGGGCCAAGACACTTCCCGCCTCAAGGGGCTCATTGGTAAGGCTGCCAATTTGTACAAGAAGGCCAAGAATAACCATCAGATCCACAACGTTgtcaaagacatcatggaccAGGTCAAGAAGGTCAGTGAGCGACGAGAGAGATGGAAGGTTGACAACAATGCTGCCGGACCAAGTTTGGTGCCTGATGGTCCTCGCCTAGAAGCTTTGTACATGAAGGCAACAGAGATAGTTGGAATTGATGAGCCAAAGAATGAGCTAGTCAAGAGGCTTATGAATGACGCCAGCACATCGTTGCAGCAACCAAATATAATTTCTATCGTTGGATTCGGAGGCTTGGGGAAGACAACACTTGCAAATGCATTGCTTGAGGACCATAAATCAAACTTTGATTGCCACTTTATTGTCTCGGTATCCTTTAATCCTAATATGAAGAACATTTTCAAGAACATTCTTGTCCAACTCGATAAGAATAAGTACGGCCACATAGATGAAGCATGGGAAATAAATCTTCTCATCAATGAAATAATAGATTTCCTCAAGAATAGAAGGTACGTTTCTATGTTATACCTACTCTTTGTCGTCGTAAATAAATACTTCTTAAGTTTCATTGAGCAATAAAATTATGAAGCACCAGGTCTTTTCAACTTCATGTATTTAGCCTATGGTTATTAGATGGCATTTTTTGTAAACATATTAATGATTATTTTGTGAAACTTTCAATAACCATACACTTGCTGACAGTTTATCCAACAAAATTACCTTACATGTAGGCTGTAGGACTCGAATCAAGGTCATTGCCCAAAAGTTATGGGTGCTATGCCAGCTAGGATAACCATAATTAGAAATAATGATCAGATTTTATTAAGGAAATtgcaaaagtaaaaaaaaatattgacaCTGACTTCTGTGATAGGAGGGATACCTGCCTTTTGCTTTGTATTAGCTACAGATAAGACAGTTTGTTTTTTTAGGATAAACCTTGACCAGAAGTTACCAAGTAAgtgcatatttttttttcaactaaTGTTGCTAGACTCGTATTCAAAAGTACGAACAAATGATTATGGATCTGCATCATACAAATGATATTAGTGGAGTAATGTAGGTCAAAGCACTTTCCTAATGAAACAAACTAAGCCTTATATTTGGGATGGAGCACGAGGATACCTATTTTATGGTGCACAATACCACCACTTAGAGCAAGTACATTGTTATACGTCAGCAGTCTTATATGTTGTCTCATGCAAAGTCCACATAGGATTCTTGATTAGGTGGCGGAGAGCGAGAGGGTGGAGAGAGAACAAGGTGGTTGTTTTGCGAGACAACCGCCTTCTAGGCTAAAATTTAGGACTATGAGACCGCTTTCTCACAATTGTACGAGTTGTTGTTGCCATGCAACTCATAATATTTTTTCTATGCATAAATTATGGAATTATGTATTTACTATGAGAAACTTATAAGACAACAGATTGTATGTATTAGCTTATAAGACAACACATTGTATGTATTGCCTGTTACATCGTCTTAAGATGACATGGCAATGGATAACCGTCTATTAGACAAGACCAATTTACTTGCCCGTGGTATATTGCATAGAGGAGATCTAACCCATCATTAGTGCGGataattttgtaattatttcCAGTTATAAATGAAAATAAAGAGATGGAATTATAAAGATATATAGTCCAAATGAAATGGATCCTGATATGATTAATATTTTTTTCCCATAGTACTATTATACTACCTATACTACTCACGCACACTACTATTGAACTTTTCAGTAGTATATAATTAATCCAAACTGTCGGATATATATTTCTATACTAATCCTTTTCAAACACTGTGCACTATAAAATATCTCTTTCTGAATTCATGTTTTGTGTTAATCTTTCACCTTTCTGATGAATTGTAAGGTGATTATTGTTCACCTTGCTACTAATTGCATCAAAACTTTTACACTATGTGACATGTTAGATTTCTTATTTTGATAATCTTTTAGACAGGCTTTCACACAATTAAACTAACATGACTGTGAATACTGTTGACCATTATCAGGTGCTTGTGTGTGATTGATGATTTATGGGAAGAAAAGCCGTGGGATACAATCAAACTTGCTTTGCAGGATGGTAACCATGGAAGCAAGATAATCATAACCACTCGCAATAAGGCTGTTGCGGAATATGTTCGTGGTGGTATTTATGAACTAAAGCCTCTTTCTAATGATGACTCGAGAGAGTTGTTCTACAAACGGATATTTAAATCTGCCGATGATTGTCCTCCTGATTTGAGCAAAGTTACTGGAAAAATCTTGAAGAAATGTGGTGGCGTACCATTAGCCATTATTACTACAGCAAGCTTACTAGCTAATAAACCAAGGTGTTCAGTTGAATGGGAGAAGGTGAATAGTTCTATCCGTTCTGGATCTGAAAATAGCCACCCTATGGAAACGATGAACACGATATTAAGATTCAGTTAcaatgatctgcctttccatttGAAAACTTGCTTGTTGTCTCTGAGCAAATATCCCGAGGACCAGATGATTAGAAAGGATGTTTTGGTATGGAGCTGGATAGCAGAGGGTTTTATTACACCTTCAGGGTCAAGCTTGCAGGAGACAGGGGATGGTTACTTCAATGAGCTTATTAATAGAGGCTTGATACAGCCCATCAACCACAAGCCCATTGGCTTGTATGAAGAGATGGATGTGTATGCTTTCCAATTACATGACATGGTGCTTGAGCTTATTATCAAGTTGTCAGCTGAAGAAGGCTTTGGTACCACTTTGTTGTTAGATGGTGAGCAAGAAGGTGCATCTTCGTTGCATCAGAGGGAGATCACCCGGCGGCTGTCCCTCCACAATAGCAGTACCACCAAGGCCTCAATAAATGAAAGAAAAGAGCTGTTCAAAGTGAGGTCACTTGATGTCTTTGGCCATGCAGATTTAATGATGCTGGCCCTTTCAAGATTTCGTGTTCTACGTGTACTGCAGCTGGAGGACTGTTCTGGACTGGATAAGAATCATCTGAAGGATCTCTGCAAGTTGGACCTTCTGAAGTTTCTGCGGCTACAGGGTTTGAAAGTCACCGAGCTCCCCGAAAGTATTGGCATGCTGGAGTCACTAGAGACATTGGACATCAGAGGTAGCCAGCCAATGACAATAATGTTGCCACTGTCTTTTGGTAAACTAGGAAAACTGGTCCGGCTACTTGCTGATAGGGGGGAACTGCCGGATAGTgtagctttgaagaatatgaaaTCTCTACAAGAGCTAGTAGGGGTACACCCTACCTTGCATGTCATGACAGAGATCGGTAAACTGAGAGAGCTGaaggtcctcaaacttgtcaTCAAGAGTGAACCCGAGAGAAATACTGGCAACTTGGACGAATTGATACCCATGTGCCTCCAGATGTTACCCAGTTTGCAAGTATTGGTGCTTGAAAGCCGGACGAATTATTCCTTGGATTTCATGGCACAGGTTCCTCCAGGTCTCCGAACTATCATGTGTTCGCCCTTCGCGACATTCCCCAGATGGATTGATCCGTCGCTCTCCTGTCTCACTGTATTGTCCATCATGCTTATTTGTGTGGCTGTCCAGCCTGAGCACCTTGATAAGCTTGCTGAGTTGCCATCTCTTCGCTTTCTCAGGATACAAACAATGTTCCCACACGGTGAGCAGAAAAAGCTCGTTATTCCCAGCAGTCCATCTTCATTCCGGTGTCTAACAGATCTTCAGATTGGGAGCTGCGTCATGTTTCTTAAGTTTCAACCTGGGGCTATGCAAAAGCTCCAAAAACTCTGCCTTGACTTTAACGCGAGCTGGACCAATTCGCATTTTCGAACTTATAACTTCGATTATGGATTCGAGAAACTCCCTTCTCTCCAACATGTCTTCATTCGGTTATCGAGGGGGGCGACATTCCGCTGCTTCGCAGCCGAGGATGCTATTCGAAGGACACTTGATGATCATCCCAACCATCCGTTGCTCGATATTTCCCCATAAGAATTAAAGGTAAGAGCTTAAATCTCTGCATCAAGATAGTTCGATGTGCATGACCTGTCTGTTATCCCCGTGCGGTACTTCATTTGTGATTGAAACCGTTGTTTTGTCACTTCTTTTTTGCGCTAAGAAAACATGTTGTCAAGGCACCCGCAAATATTTTCTTTGTGCCGTTGTTTAACATAGTGGAAGTATGAAACTATTACTACATTATCAAGGCTTTATTCTAATTCTTGTTGTTTCTTTGTAGGATGGATCGGAAGCAGCGTATGGGATTTGTCGCTTCGCATATACTTGTTACGGGGTTAGAGGCTAAGTGGGTTACATTTTCCATGAAATCTATTGATACATTCACGTCACATTCAAACTCTTTTATGACCATTCATTGTGTGTTTCCAATAATTGCATCATGTACGTTTTTATTTTGTTACGGAGGATGGATTATCAGCGCGGCCTATTTTGAACATTTCATCCACAATATTGTATCTTATCAAATTTGAAGGATTGAGTCTGAGTTAATAATATTTGCAAGGAATTAATGTTTGATACATAACTACTACCCATTGTGACCCAACAAAAGTTTCTGACGTCTGTGCATCTTGAGGTTACTTGAAAAGATTTGCTCTGGAATCTGGATTGATTATCCCAGAGACCAAGATCACGCCCTGGGTCTGGATGCATCCAGACCAGGCAGCGTATCTGCAGCCCGGTGACCCCGTTTTTCTGAgctcatttgtttttttttggaaaccaAACTCTTTTAGTACAAACGGTTAGGGTGGCCTCACGGGTGATCTCACCctgtttttttttatcaaaggAAGAATTGTATTATATCAAAGCTGAGTACATCATCAAGTTACACACAGCACTCTCAAAGTACTCACGCACTAAGCTGCTTCAAATCTCAATCCCAAATCTGTGtaaaaaattaaatagaagGCCACACAGGCAAACACTCAGCAAGCAAGTTGAGATCAAGCGCCCAAAGAACGGCGACCACCATCCCTGTAGGCTGGAACGAGTACAATCTTTTTCTTCCTTCTTgcgtctttcttcttcctctttctgCCACCGATGAAGAAGAGAGACAGATCCCAATCTATCCAATCCAAGACTGATCGACATCAGCTTGGGAGACAGACTTATTCTCACAAGCCTTTCACCGTGGTTGGACCTAACCACGACAAAACGAAGAAGTTGCCGGAGAAAATTATTCTACGACGACGGCACCATCCCCGTCTCAATGATGCCATCTGGAAACCTAATTCTCCATGTCATCGCCCCAAGAAAGTTGCCGACACCATAGATGCCGCCACCTCATTCATCGGAGCCGCCATGGAgagacccaatccaccctatcTCTTCATGGTTGCCGGAGAGGAGGAAACAAATCTCCCGTAACACGAAACGCGGCATGGAGAAATTCTAACCCTAACCTAAACTGATTGATCTATTAGAGACTATTGGACGAGATGGATCCCCAGAAGTGGGAAGGGAGGGGGACCAAACGGTGGAGGAGGTGAGAGCCGGTGGATCGGTTGGAGGGGACGGGACGCGCTGCCCGTGTCACTGGGCAGAGCGGTATGTGGTTTAATGGCCGGCCGATCTCAGCCTAGTTAGTATTCTAGAAAGTTGGCAGCAACATGTTACATGGATCAAGAAAGTGCTAGCTTAAAATTCTTTTTGGTTTATTTTATCTATTATAAGAAAGAAATTATAATTTACATAAGTACTAATTGATCGACAACTTATATGGAAGGAAGAAATGAAATAAGCCCGGAGAAACATTAGGCCCACGAAGGACTGGAATGGCCTGCCTCAGAGAGCCTTAATACGACAAAACATGTCCCCCGCCACACGGCCCGTCTCCTCTCCTCGCCAAAAAACCCTAGCAGCATCTCAGCCCTCCTTCCCCTGCAACCAGGTGGCAGTGCGCTCCCATGACTTCTTCCTCTATCTCACTAATCCCTACGAGCGGAAGATGGCATGAGTTCCTCATCAAAATCTCTGTACCTGCCCATTTCTTTTTTTAGGGTCAACGGGAGGGGAGAGAACCCCCCACCTGATTCATTTCATTGTGGCCCCTAACGGCAAGCATGATAATCAAAGTTTTACACCATTTGTCTAGCATAAGATGAAATGTAGCATAACACATAGCAACATGTCATAGCTCAAGGACTCAACCGTGACATAACCACTGATAAAAGAACTACAACTCACACCAGTAGGCGTTGCATTTAGAAAATGGCAAGCATGTAGTAACATGATGTGCAGAGGTGGGCACCTTCCCGCCCCACGCACCGGGTGTGACGCTTT
This window contains:
- the LOC120667000 gene encoding disease resistance protein PIK6-NP-like, with the protein product MNIATGAMNTLLPKLAELVVGEYKLQKGVKGEIKELEKELTYISAALEKVSEVPADQLDKQVKIWARDARELSYDIEDAVDTFMLRSKGRQQEGQDTSRLKGLIGKAANLYKKAKNNHQIHNVVKDIMDQVKKVSERRERWKVDNNAAGPSLVPDGPRLEALYMKATEIVGIDEPKNELVKRLMNDASTSLQQPNIISIVGFGGLGKTTLANALLEDHKSNFDCHFIVSVSFNPNMKNIFKNILVQLDKNKYGHIDEAWEINLLINEIIDFLKNRRCLCVIDDLWEEKPWDTIKLALQDGNHGSKIIITTRNKAVAEYVRGGIYELKPLSNDDSRELFYKRIFKSADDCPPDLSKVTGKILKKCGGVPLAIITTASLLANKPRCSVEWEKVNSSIRSGSENSHPMETMNTILRFSYNDLPFHLKTCLLSLSKYPEDQMIRKDVLVWSWIAEGFITPSGSSLQETGDGYFNELINRGLIQPINHKPIGLYEEMDVYAFQLHDMVLELIIKLSAEEGFGTTLLLDGEQEGASSLHQREITRRLSLHNSSTTKASINERKELFKVRSLDVFGHADLMMLALSRFRVLRVLQLEDCSGLDKNHLKDLCKLDLLKFLRLQGLKVTELPESIGMLESLETLDIRGSQPMTIMLPLSFGKLGKLVRLLADRGELPDSVALKNMKSLQELVGVHPTLHVMTEIGKLRELKVLKLVIKSEPERNTGNLDELIPMCLQMLPSLQVLVLESRTNYSLDFMAQVPPGLRTIMCSPFATFPRWIDPSLSCLTVLSIMLICVAVQPEHLDKLAELPSLRFLRIQTMFPHGEQKKLVIPSSPSSFRCLTDLQIGSCVMFLKFQPGAMQKLQKLCLDFNASWTNSHFRTYNFDYGFEKLPSLQHVFIRLSRGATFRCFAAEDAIRRTLDDHPNHPLLDISP